Proteins encoded by one window of Bradyrhizobium sp. B097:
- a CDS encoding branched-chain amino acid ABC transporter permease — MSEFLQFLFSGLTVGAVYALVALGFTLIYNASDVVNFAQGEFVMLGGMVTVFVSAAGVPLPIAALIAVIASVVVGLLLYWLAIAPARDASAVSLIIITIGASILLKGLAQLVFDKQFHKLPAFSGDTPINLLGAAIQPQSLWVIGGTAVAVIVLYVFLEKTLIGKAVLATSASRLAARLVGINTATIMALSFGGSAAIGALAGILVTPITLTSYDVGTMMALKGFAAAMLGGMGNPLGAVVGGLLLGLLETMGAGYLSSTYKDAFAFIMILVVLFVMPQGLLGRRTVNRV; from the coding sequence ATGTCCGAATTTCTTCAGTTCCTTTTCTCCGGGCTCACGGTCGGCGCGGTCTATGCGCTCGTCGCGCTCGGCTTCACGCTGATCTACAACGCGTCCGATGTCGTGAATTTCGCGCAGGGCGAGTTCGTGATGCTGGGCGGCATGGTCACGGTGTTCGTGTCGGCGGCCGGCGTTCCGCTGCCGATCGCTGCGCTGATCGCGGTGATCGCATCGGTCGTCGTCGGGCTGCTGCTGTACTGGCTTGCCATCGCCCCGGCGCGCGATGCGTCGGCGGTCTCCCTCATCATCATCACGATCGGCGCATCGATCCTGCTCAAGGGTCTTGCCCAGCTTGTGTTTGACAAGCAGTTCCACAAGCTGCCGGCGTTTTCCGGCGATACACCGATCAACCTCCTGGGCGCGGCGATCCAGCCGCAGAGCCTGTGGGTGATCGGCGGTACCGCCGTCGCCGTCATCGTGCTCTATGTTTTCCTGGAGAAGACCCTGATCGGAAAGGCGGTGCTCGCGACCTCCGCCAGCCGGCTGGCGGCGCGGCTCGTCGGCATCAACACCGCGACCATCATGGCACTGTCGTTCGGCGGCTCGGCTGCGATCGGCGCGCTCGCCGGCATTCTGGTGACGCCGATCACGCTGACCAGCTACGACGTCGGCACCATGATGGCCCTGAAGGGCTTCGCTGCCGCGATGTTGGGCGGGATGGGCAATCCGCTTGGCGCCGTGGTGGGCGGACTGCTGCTCGGCCTGCTGGAGACGATGGGCGCCGGCTACCTCAGCTCGACCTACAAGGACGCGTTCGCCTTCATCATGATCCTGGTGGTGCTGTTCGTGATGCCGCAGGGCCTGCTCGGCCGCCGCACCGTGAACCGGGTTTGA
- a CDS encoding 3-keto-5-aminohexanoate cleavage protein, protein MRSPHEKVIITCAVTGNLTTPEQTPHLPITPAQIADACLSAADAGAAIVHIHVRDPLTGRPSMLLDHYVDVVERIRARNPALILNITTGPGGRFVPSKDDPKVAAEGTTLMAPEKRVEHIAVLRPDICTLDLNTMNSGGEVVINTPANVRRMAKVIADAGVKPEIELFDSGDIALMRDLLADGSLRGPVLCSFVMGVRYGFQPSPETVLYARGLLPPDAEFTAVGIGKAAFTTVAQSYLAGGHVRIGLEDAVYLTRGQLATSNAEMVTKARRIVEDLGGAVATIEDSRRIVGLPSPTKTIKA, encoded by the coding sequence ATGCGATCTCCCCACGAAAAGGTCATCATCACCTGCGCCGTCACCGGCAACCTGACGACACCCGAGCAGACCCCTCATCTTCCCATCACGCCGGCGCAGATCGCTGACGCCTGTCTCTCCGCCGCCGATGCGGGCGCCGCCATCGTCCATATCCACGTTCGAGACCCGCTTACCGGCCGTCCCTCGATGCTGCTCGACCACTATGTCGATGTCGTCGAGCGCATTCGCGCGCGCAACCCCGCGTTGATCCTCAACATCACGACCGGACCGGGCGGACGCTTTGTTCCGTCCAAGGACGATCCGAAGGTGGCCGCCGAAGGCACGACCCTGATGGCGCCGGAGAAGCGGGTCGAGCACATCGCCGTGCTGCGACCGGACATCTGCACGCTCGATCTCAACACCATGAACTCCGGAGGCGAGGTCGTGATCAATACGCCGGCGAACGTTCGCCGGATGGCGAAAGTGATCGCGGACGCCGGCGTCAAACCGGAGATCGAACTGTTCGATTCCGGCGATATCGCCTTGATGCGCGATCTCTTGGCCGACGGCTCCCTGCGAGGGCCAGTCCTGTGTTCCTTCGTGATGGGCGTTCGTTACGGCTTTCAGCCTTCCCCGGAAACCGTATTGTACGCGCGCGGCCTGCTGCCGCCTGACGCGGAGTTCACCGCGGTCGGCATCGGCAAGGCCGCATTCACGACGGTTGCACAATCCTATCTTGCGGGCGGTCACGTTCGGATCGGCCTGGAAGATGCGGTCTATCTCACGCGCGGCCAGCTCGCGACCTCCAACGCGGAAATGGTCACAAAGGCGCGCCGCATCGTCGAGGATCTCGGAGGCGCCGTCGCGACGATCGAGGACAGCCGGCGGATCGTCGGCCTGCCCTCGCCCACGAAGACAATCAAGGCTTAG
- a CDS encoding ABC transporter ATP-binding protein, protein MILSVSDIGIAFGAVKAIDNVSFAVDEGQIFSVIGPNGAGKTSLFNVISGVYVAGSGRVELSGQDVTRLGPDGLAARGMSRTFQNLQIFQRMTVAQNVMVGRHLQEKCNLLADMLRLPSVARQNRATREAALACLDEVGLRGKADVLAGDLSYGGCKRLEIARALAAEPRIVLLDEPAAGCNAVETEDIDRVICRLADKGIAVVLVEHDMKLVMKISNRILVLDRGKVLIEGTPQQVRESSTVHDAYLGTRRAEAQRA, encoded by the coding sequence GTGATTCTTTCGGTCAGCGATATCGGGATCGCGTTCGGCGCCGTGAAGGCGATCGATAACGTCAGCTTCGCGGTCGACGAGGGCCAGATCTTTTCCGTGATCGGTCCGAACGGCGCCGGCAAGACCTCGCTGTTCAACGTGATCTCCGGCGTCTACGTCGCTGGCTCCGGCCGCGTCGAGCTCTCGGGGCAGGACGTCACCAGGCTCGGGCCGGATGGGCTTGCGGCACGCGGCATGTCGCGCACGTTTCAGAACCTCCAGATCTTCCAGCGCATGACGGTGGCGCAGAATGTCATGGTCGGCCGTCACTTGCAGGAGAAATGCAATCTGCTGGCCGACATGCTGCGGCTGCCGTCGGTCGCGCGCCAGAATCGCGCGACACGCGAGGCGGCGCTCGCCTGTCTCGACGAGGTCGGTCTGCGCGGCAAGGCCGACGTGCTTGCCGGCGACCTGTCTTACGGCGGCTGCAAGCGGCTGGAGATCGCCCGCGCGCTCGCGGCCGAGCCGCGCATCGTGCTGCTCGATGAGCCGGCGGCCGGCTGCAACGCGGTGGAGACCGAAGATATCGACCGCGTCATCTGCCGCCTCGCCGACAAGGGGATCGCCGTCGTTCTTGTCGAGCACGACATGAAGCTCGTGATGAAGATTTCGAATCGCATTCTCGTGCTGGATCGCGGCAAGGTGCTGATCGAAGGCACGCCCCAGCAGGTGCGTGAAAGTTCGACGGTCCACGATGCCTATCTCGGCACCCGCCGCGCGGAGGCCCAGCGTGCTTGA
- a CDS encoding ABC transporter ATP-binding protein, which translates to MLEIENLHSAYGRIEVLKGVSLRVAAGEVVALIGSNGAGKTTLMRALSGVQPVTGGAITFLGERIDRLPSHARVRRGIVQSPEGRHVFAPLSVEDNLSLGGYLRRDGEIEQDRARVYTMFPVLHEKRHLLAGGLSGGQQQMLAIGRALMGKPKLLLLDEPSLGLSPLLVDQILGAIAALKAAGVTILLVEQNASAALEISDRGYVIETGRIAFTDSASALLNDPRVKSAYLGLE; encoded by the coding sequence GTGCTTGAGATCGAGAATCTTCACAGTGCCTATGGGCGCATCGAAGTGCTCAAGGGCGTCTCCTTGCGTGTTGCGGCGGGCGAAGTCGTCGCGCTGATCGGATCGAACGGCGCCGGCAAGACCACGCTGATGCGGGCGCTGTCGGGCGTGCAGCCGGTGACGGGCGGAGCCATCACCTTTCTCGGTGAGCGGATCGACCGGCTGCCATCGCATGCGCGGGTCAGGCGCGGCATCGTCCAGTCGCCGGAAGGGCGTCACGTCTTTGCGCCGCTGAGCGTTGAGGACAACCTCAGCCTCGGCGGCTATCTCAGGCGCGACGGGGAGATCGAGCAGGATCGCGCGCGCGTCTACACGATGTTCCCGGTGCTGCATGAGAAGCGGCACCTGCTCGCGGGGGGCCTGTCCGGTGGCCAGCAGCAGATGCTGGCCATCGGACGCGCGCTGATGGGCAAGCCGAAACTGCTGCTGCTTGACGAGCCCTCGCTCGGGCTGTCGCCGCTGCTGGTCGATCAGATCCTCGGTGCGATCGCGGCCCTGAAGGCCGCCGGGGTCACCATCCTGCTGGTGGAGCAGAACGCCTCCGCCGCGCTCGAGATTTCCGACCGTGGCTACGTCATCGAGACCGGCCGCATCGCCTTCACGGACAGTGCATCGGCGCTGCTGAACGATCCGAGGGTCAAGAGCGCCTATCTCGGCCTCGAATAG
- a CDS encoding branched-chain amino acid ABC transporter permease, producing the protein MRAVLNSRYAVIFALAVIVGVLPLTFPSSYYLRVASLVWVSAFAAIGLNLLMGKAGQVSLGHAAFFGVGAYSVAIGPAHLGISAWASSLIGACLAGGLAYLVGRPILRLKGHYLAIATLGFGVLVALVITTENRWTGGPDGMPVAKLTMFGWRVSTAYAWYWVSGAFMILGTWVALNLDDTPTGRAFLALHDSEIAARVAGIDVASFKLRAFVLAAVYASVAGSLLAMMNGFVSPDLAGFQHSVELVTMVVLGGLGSILGSIVGAAVLIVLPQMLTVFQDYENVMLGLIIIASMVFMRDGIVPTARKFLVKVIAR; encoded by the coding sequence ATGCGCGCCGTTCTCAACAGCCGCTATGCGGTGATCTTCGCGCTGGCGGTCATCGTCGGCGTGCTGCCGCTGACCTTTCCGTCGAGCTACTATCTGCGGGTGGCATCCCTGGTCTGGGTCTCGGCGTTCGCGGCGATCGGGCTCAATCTTCTGATGGGCAAGGCCGGGCAGGTCAGCCTCGGCCACGCGGCGTTCTTCGGCGTCGGCGCCTACTCGGTCGCGATCGGCCCGGCGCATCTCGGAATCTCGGCCTGGGCGTCATCGCTGATCGGCGCCTGCCTCGCGGGGGGGCTGGCCTATCTGGTCGGGCGTCCCATCCTGCGGCTCAAGGGCCATTACCTCGCGATCGCGACGCTCGGCTTCGGCGTGCTGGTCGCGCTGGTGATCACGACAGAGAACCGCTGGACCGGCGGCCCCGACGGCATGCCGGTCGCCAAGCTCACAATGTTCGGCTGGCGCGTCAGCACGGCCTATGCGTGGTACTGGGTCTCGGGCGCGTTCATGATCCTTGGGACCTGGGTCGCGCTCAACCTCGACGACACGCCAACCGGCCGCGCGTTCCTCGCGCTGCATGACAGCGAGATCGCGGCGCGGGTCGCCGGCATCGACGTCGCGAGCTTCAAGCTGCGCGCCTTCGTGCTGGCCGCCGTCTATGCCTCGGTCGCCGGCTCCCTGCTCGCCATGATGAACGGCTTCGTCTCGCCCGACCTCGCCGGCTTCCAGCATTCGGTCGAACTGGTAACGATGGTGGTGCTGGGCGGGCTCGGATCGATTCTCGGCAGCATCGTCGGCGCGGCGGTGCTGATCGTGCTGCCGCAGATGCTCACCGTTTTCCAGGACTACGAGAACGTCATGCTCGGCCTGATCATCATCGCCTCGATGGTGTTCATGCGTGACGGCATCGTTCCGACAGCCCGCAAATTTCTCGTGAAGGTGATTGCACGGTGA
- a CDS encoding TetR/AcrR family transcriptional regulator yields MARSRAKDYDDKRLSILHRSAELFAASGYVGTSMNTIADACRVSKALLYHYYPDKEAILFDILSSHLEKLVAAVQQANASAEDPVQRLGTIVATLLELYRHADAEHQVQIASLKLLPKEKQQPLLASERILVAIMSDALAAAVPAARQKRVLKPLTMSVFGMLNWHYMWFREGGLMTRAEYADFVVQLVLAGAEDAAAAATRPRSKAKPTGRNRQTALL; encoded by the coding sequence ATGGCCCGATCGCGCGCCAAGGACTACGACGACAAGCGTCTCTCGATTCTGCATCGCTCGGCCGAGCTGTTTGCGGCATCGGGATATGTCGGCACGTCGATGAACACGATCGCGGATGCGTGCCGTGTCTCGAAGGCGTTGCTCTATCACTACTATCCCGACAAGGAAGCCATCCTCTTCGACATTCTCTCGTCCCATCTCGAGAAGCTGGTTGCCGCGGTCCAACAGGCCAACGCTTCCGCCGAGGATCCGGTGCAACGCCTCGGCACGATCGTCGCGACCCTGCTCGAACTTTACCGGCATGCCGATGCCGAGCATCAGGTCCAAATCGCAAGCCTCAAGCTGTTGCCGAAGGAGAAGCAGCAGCCGTTGCTCGCGAGCGAACGGATCCTGGTCGCGATCATGTCGGATGCGCTGGCCGCGGCCGTGCCGGCGGCGAGGCAGAAGCGGGTTCTCAAGCCGCTGACGATGAGCGTCTTCGGCATGCTGAACTGGCACTACATGTGGTTTCGTGAGGGCGGGCTGATGACCCGCGCCGAATATGCCGACTTCGTCGTGCAGCTCGTGCTGGCCGGTGCGGAGGACGCGGCGGCCGCCGCCACCCGGCCGCGCAGCAAGGCGAAGCCCACCGGCCGAAACCGGCAGACCGCTCTGCTTTGA
- a CDS encoding alpha/beta hydrolase, with protein sequence MSVVTKLLAAAASLGLATATIPAAQAQSAPVKSIVLVHGGFVDGSGWEGVYKILKKDGYKVSIVQNPTTSLADDVAVTKRAIAAADGNVILVGHSYGGVVVTEAGTDPKVAGLVYITAFAPDQGESVGKLIANPPPGAPVPPILPPKDGFLSLDHAKFAAAFAADVKPDVAAFMADSQVPWGVAALNGEVSVPAWKSKPSWYLVATNDKMIPVDAQRMMAKRAGAKTVDQAGSHAVYVSKPEAVAKVIEQAAKGVGDKQK encoded by the coding sequence ATGTCTGTCGTCACCAAATTGCTCGCCGCCGCAGCGTCGCTGGGCCTCGCCACCGCCACGATCCCCGCGGCCCAGGCCCAGTCCGCCCCGGTCAAGTCGATCGTCCTCGTCCACGGCGGTTTCGTCGACGGTTCGGGATGGGAAGGCGTCTACAAGATCCTGAAGAAGGACGGCTACAAGGTCAGCATCGTCCAGAACCCGACCACCTCGCTGGCGGACGACGTCGCCGTCACCAAGCGCGCCATCGCCGCCGCTGACGGCAATGTCATTCTGGTCGGTCATTCCTATGGCGGCGTCGTCGTCACCGAAGCGGGCACCGATCCGAAGGTCGCGGGGCTGGTCTACATCACGGCGTTCGCGCCTGACCAGGGTGAATCGGTCGGCAAGCTGATCGCCAATCCTCCTCCCGGCGCGCCGGTGCCGCCGATCCTGCCGCCGAAGGACGGCTTCCTGTCGCTCGATCACGCGAAGTTCGCCGCCGCGTTCGCAGCCGATGTGAAGCCCGATGTCGCGGCATTCATGGCTGACTCGCAGGTGCCCTGGGGTGTCGCCGCCTTGAATGGCGAGGTGTCTGTGCCGGCCTGGAAGAGCAAGCCGAGCTGGTACCTGGTGGCGACCAACGACAAGATGATCCCGGTCGACGCGCAGCGCATGATGGCGAAGCGCGCCGGTGCCAAGACCGTCGATCAGGCCGGCAGCCACGCCGTGTACGTCTCGAAGCCGGAGGCCGTGGCAAAGGTCATCGAGCAGGCCGCCAAGGGCGTCGGCGACAAGCAGAAGTAA
- a CDS encoding SDR family oxidoreductase — translation MNQSMKDKVVLVVGGAGSIGAVSARRFAELGARIAISHRDVPDEAAAAATVVQSLPGDGHAALIADVAQTATLKALRAEIERRFGRLDILVNAAGFTKPVPHADLDALDDDLIDRMFAVNWRGQFAAIRTFAPLLKASGDGLVVSISSIAGTNGIGSSIAYCAVKAGIDVMTKSLARVLAPEVRVLAVAPGVVDTGFVPGRGTDFNAKTATTTPLKRIATAEDIASAILACATQLGFATGTTFVVDGGRSL, via the coding sequence ATGAATCAATCCATGAAGGACAAGGTCGTGCTCGTCGTAGGCGGAGCCGGCAGCATCGGGGCCGTGTCCGCCAGGCGCTTCGCCGAACTCGGTGCCCGCATTGCAATCAGCCACCGCGACGTTCCGGACGAAGCCGCCGCCGCGGCAACGGTAGTGCAATCCTTGCCTGGAGACGGCCACGCCGCGTTGATCGCCGACGTCGCGCAGACCGCAACCTTGAAAGCACTGCGCGCCGAGATCGAGCGGCGCTTCGGCCGGCTCGATATCCTCGTCAACGCCGCCGGCTTTACCAAGCCGGTGCCGCACGCCGATCTCGACGCGCTGGACGACGACCTGATTGACCGGATGTTCGCGGTCAACTGGCGCGGACAGTTTGCGGCGATCCGCACCTTCGCTCCGCTGCTGAAGGCATCCGGTGACGGCCTCGTCGTTTCGATATCATCGATCGCGGGCACCAACGGGATCGGTTCCTCGATTGCCTATTGTGCCGTCAAGGCCGGCATCGACGTCATGACGAAATCGCTCGCCCGCGTGCTGGCCCCCGAGGTGCGGGTGCTCGCGGTCGCACCCGGCGTGGTCGACACCGGCTTCGTTCCAGGGCGCGGCACGGACTTCAACGCCAAGACCGCGACGACGACACCGCTGAAGCGGATCGCGACCGCGGAGGACATCGCCTCGGCCATTCTCGCCTGTGCAACCCAACTCGGCTTCGCGACCGGAACGACTTTCGTGGTCGACGGCGGCCGCTCGCTTTGA
- a CDS encoding zinc-binding alcohol dehydrogenase family protein: MNAITRSGTDVVVEATCVRLNAKAADAAAIAPSIEKHSLTRQPHEVVVAIEAAGVNPSDVKAATGLMPYAVFPRTPGRDFSGRVVEGPDALIGKAVFGSSGDLGIRRDGTHASHVVVEAAALVEKPDGISMDEAAGIGVPFVTAIEGFRRAGAPRPGEHVLVMGVNGKVGQAAVQLATWQGARVIGVVRKDEPYEGHANAPIEIINSATADVAERVRELTDGHGADIVFNTVGDPYFDDAHHSLAKAGRQILIATINKTVKFNILEFYRGRHTYVGVDTLAFSTVESAELLRSVLPGFAGGFLRPYPIVPSSIYPLAETKAAYTAVIGSSRNRVVLRPRA; encoded by the coding sequence ATGAATGCCATCACCAGATCGGGGACCGATGTCGTCGTCGAGGCGACCTGCGTGCGGCTCAATGCCAAGGCCGCCGATGCGGCGGCGATCGCGCCGTCCATCGAGAAACATTCGCTGACGCGGCAACCGCACGAAGTCGTGGTTGCGATCGAAGCTGCTGGTGTCAATCCGTCGGACGTCAAGGCCGCCACGGGATTGATGCCTTATGCGGTGTTCCCAAGAACCCCGGGCCGGGATTTTTCCGGGCGGGTGGTCGAAGGGCCGGACGCATTGATCGGAAAAGCCGTGTTCGGCTCGTCCGGCGACCTCGGAATCCGCCGCGACGGTACCCACGCCAGCCATGTCGTCGTCGAAGCCGCGGCCCTGGTCGAAAAGCCGGACGGCATTTCGATGGATGAGGCTGCAGGGATCGGCGTTCCGTTCGTGACAGCCATCGAAGGCTTTCGGCGAGCTGGCGCGCCGAGACCCGGCGAACATGTCCTCGTCATGGGCGTCAACGGCAAGGTCGGGCAGGCTGCGGTCCAGCTTGCGACCTGGCAAGGCGCCAGGGTGATCGGCGTGGTGCGCAAGGACGAACCCTATGAAGGCCACGCCAACGCCCCGATCGAGATCATCAATTCCGCGACGGCCGACGTGGCAGAACGTGTGCGCGAACTGACCGACGGCCACGGAGCCGATATCGTCTTCAACACGGTCGGTGACCCCTATTTCGACGATGCGCATCATTCGCTTGCAAAGGCCGGGCGGCAGATCCTGATTGCCACGATCAACAAGACGGTCAAATTCAACATCCTGGAATTCTATCGCGGACGGCACACCTACGTCGGCGTCGACACCCTCGCGTTTTCTACGGTCGAAAGCGCAGAGCTGCTGCGTAGCGTGCTACCTGGGTTCGCCGGCGGCTTCCTGCGCCCCTATCCGATCGTCCCGTCCTCGATCTACCCGCTCGCTGAGACGAAGGCGGCCTACACCGCAGTGATCGGATCATCACGCAACCGCGTCGTCCTGCGACCGAGAGCCTGA
- a CDS encoding ABC transporter substrate-binding protein, with the protein MRYLARLNRRQAVGVLLGASVATFAVSAPAAAQATIKIGTVLSVTGPASFLGDPEEKTLKLYVDKINAAGGIQGKKIELVIYDDGGDANKARTFATRLVEDDKVVAMVGGTTTGTTMAMVPVFEEAKVPFISLAGAIEVVDPVRKYIFKTPHTDKMACEKIFENLKQRNLTKIAMISGTDGFGASMRAQCVKVAPNYGIQILTEETYGPRDTDMTAQLTKIKGTPGVQAVVNPGFGQGPAIVTRNYAQLGMSATPLYQSHGVASKSFIDLAGPAADGVRLPAAALLVGDKLPDSDPQKKVVVDYKQAYEASAKQPVSTFGGHAYDGLFILVDALKRANSTEPDKIRDAIEATKGFVGTGGIVTMSPTDHLGLDLTAFRMLEIKGGDWTLIAPGS; encoded by the coding sequence ATGCGTTATCTTGCTCGATTGAACCGGCGGCAGGCGGTCGGCGTCCTGCTTGGCGCCTCTGTCGCCACCTTCGCCGTCTCCGCTCCGGCCGCTGCACAGGCCACGATCAAGATCGGGACCGTGCTTTCGGTGACCGGGCCGGCGTCGTTCCTCGGCGACCCCGAGGAGAAGACGCTGAAGCTCTACGTCGACAAGATCAACGCGGCCGGCGGCATCCAGGGCAAGAAGATCGAGCTCGTCATCTATGACGACGGCGGCGACGCCAACAAGGCGCGCACTTTTGCGACGCGCCTGGTCGAGGACGACAAGGTCGTCGCCATGGTCGGCGGCACCACCACCGGCACCACGATGGCCATGGTCCCGGTGTTCGAGGAAGCCAAGGTGCCGTTCATCTCGCTGGCCGGCGCCATCGAGGTGGTCGATCCCGTGCGCAAATACATCTTCAAGACGCCGCACACCGACAAGATGGCGTGCGAGAAGATCTTCGAGAACCTCAAGCAGCGCAACCTGACCAAGATCGCGATGATTTCCGGCACCGACGGCTTCGGTGCGTCGATGCGGGCGCAGTGCGTGAAGGTCGCGCCGAACTACGGCATCCAGATCCTCACCGAGGAAACCTATGGTCCGCGCGACACCGACATGACGGCGCAGCTCACCAAGATCAAGGGTACGCCGGGCGTTCAGGCCGTGGTCAATCCCGGCTTCGGCCAGGGCCCCGCGATCGTCACGCGTAACTATGCGCAGCTCGGCATGTCGGCGACGCCGCTCTACCAGAGCCACGGCGTCGCCTCCAAGAGCTTCATCGACCTCGCTGGTCCGGCCGCCGACGGCGTTCGGCTGCCGGCCGCGGCACTGCTGGTCGGCGACAAGCTGCCGGATAGCGATCCGCAGAAGAAGGTCGTGGTCGACTACAAGCAGGCCTATGAGGCGTCGGCGAAGCAGCCGGTCTCGACCTTCGGCGGTCACGCCTATGACGGGCTGTTCATCCTGGTCGATGCGCTGAAGCGTGCGAATTCGACCGAGCCCGACAAGATCCGCGACGCCATCGAGGCGACCAAGGGCTTTGTCGGCACCGGCGGTATCGTCACGATGTCGCCGACCGATCACCTCGGCCTCGATCTCACCGCGTTCCGGATGCTCGAGATCAAGGGCGGGGACTGGACCCTGATTGCGCCCGGAAGCTGA
- a CDS encoding dioxygenase, with amino-acid sequence MSHGIIEKLEDVTPTVLRAMASADNARLRTVMEAFVRHLHAFAREVKLTEAEYDLGIDFLNRIGQATHDSHNEGILFADATGFSTFVCLLNNGNAGATETAAALLGPFWRANSPRTENGASIVRSATPGPELFVACEVVDIAGKPLANVEVDVWQSSPVGLYENQDETQADMNLRGKFTTDAAGRFSFRSVKPAGYPVPTDGPVGDMLRAQNRHPYRPAHLHFLGFKPGYKTLITQVFVDDDEHLDSDVVFGVTRALVGDYRRHDDGDPPAPGVRAPWYTLNYRSTMENGEAILPKPPIK; translated from the coding sequence ATGTCTCACGGCATTATCGAGAAGCTCGAGGACGTGACGCCGACAGTGTTGCGGGCGATGGCGTCGGCCGACAACGCGCGGCTTCGAACGGTGATGGAAGCCTTCGTCAGGCACCTCCATGCCTTCGCCCGCGAGGTGAAACTCACCGAGGCGGAATACGATCTCGGCATCGACTTCCTGAACCGGATCGGACAGGCCACCCACGACAGCCACAACGAGGGCATCCTCTTCGCGGATGCGACCGGCTTCTCGACGTTCGTCTGCCTGCTGAACAACGGCAACGCCGGTGCGACCGAAACCGCGGCAGCATTGCTGGGCCCGTTCTGGCGGGCCAATTCTCCCCGAACGGAGAACGGGGCATCGATCGTTCGCTCGGCGACACCCGGCCCCGAACTCTTCGTCGCGTGCGAGGTCGTCGACATCGCGGGCAAGCCCCTCGCCAATGTCGAGGTCGACGTCTGGCAATCCTCGCCGGTCGGCCTCTATGAGAACCAGGACGAAACGCAGGCAGACATGAACCTGCGCGGCAAGTTCACCACCGACGCCGCGGGTCGGTTCTCATTCAGATCGGTCAAGCCCGCCGGCTATCCCGTGCCGACCGACGGCCCGGTTGGCGACATGCTGCGCGCCCAGAACAGGCATCCCTACCGGCCGGCACACCTGCACTTCCTGGGCTTCAAGCCCGGTTACAAGACGCTGATCACGCAGGTCTTCGTCGACGACGACGAACACCTGGACAGCGACGTGGTGTTCGGGGTGACGCGCGCGCTGGTCGGCGATTATCGCCGGCATGACGACGGCGATCCACCGGCGCCCGGGGTCCGCGCTCCCTGGTACACGCTGAACTATCGCTCCACCATGGAAAACGGTGAAGCGATCCTCCCCAAGCCACCGATCAAGTGA